One window of the Clostridia bacterium genome contains the following:
- a CDS encoding polysaccharide deacetylase family protein: KQVANALKLNGWQIACHSYSHSNKFKNGSISVQSFTNDLKKWKNIIEPITGKTNIYIPPFGTHFLPSDRRLKVLKENGFNIFCPVSKNMSISYQNNMLISERLNFDGFTMIKYPQRIKKHFFNPVAIIDPQRPKMK; this comes from the coding sequence AAGCAAGTTGCCAATGCTTTAAAACTAAACGGCTGGCAAATCGCTTGCCATAGTTATAGCCATTCTAATAAGTTCAAAAACGGCTCAATCAGTGTTCAAAGTTTTACTAATGACCTAAAAAAATGGAAAAATATTATAGAACCTATCACAGGCAAAACTAATATCTACATACCGCCTTTCGGAACACACTTTTTACCCTCTGACAGACGGCTGAAAGTATTAAAAGAAAATGGTTTTAATATCTTCTGTCCTGTAAGCAAAAATATGTCTATAAGTTATCAAAATAATATGTTGATAAGTGAACGTCTTAATTTTGACGGATTTACAATGATAAAATATCCGCAAAGAATTAAAAAGCACTTTTTTAACCCAGTCGCGATTATAGACCCTCAACGACCAAAAATGAAATAA